In Atribacterota bacterium, the following proteins share a genomic window:
- a CDS encoding MerR family transcriptional regulator, producing MKYKIKQLAELSGLTKRTLRYYDEIGLLKPGNINSSGYRIYTQTEIDKLQQILFYRTLGVNLKSILKIINSPDFDELHALKEHLKKITKQKEQLEILINNVEKTIMAKERRIIMSNEERFAGFKKKLIEENEEKYGKQIREMYGEKTVQKANERVRMMSKNDHENMMKTEEFLMKTLQEAMQTGNPAGELAQKAAELHRQWLSFYWGSYNKEAHADLVRMYVADERFKQYYDKNQPGTAEFLRDAVLHYTGMTE from the coding sequence ATGAAATACAAGATTAAGCAATTAGCAGAATTATCTGGATTAACTAAAAGAACATTGCGTTATTATGATGAAATAGGACTGCTTAAACCAGGAAATATTAACTCTTCCGGATATCGTATTTATACGCAAACAGAAATAGATAAATTACAGCAAATATTGTTTTACAGAACTTTAGGAGTAAATCTGAAAAGTATTCTTAAAATAATCAATTCGCCGGATTTTGATGAACTTCATGCATTGAAAGAGCATCTAAAAAAAATTACAAAACAAAAAGAGCAATTGGAGATTCTTATTAACAATGTAGAAAAGACAATAATGGCGAAAGAAAGGAGAATAATCATGAGCAATGAGGAAAGATTTGCAGGATTTAAGAAAAAATTAATTGAAGAAAATGAAGAAAAATATGGCAAACAGATAAGAGAAATGTATGGAGAAAAGACAGTGCAAAAAGCTAATGAGAGGGTAAGGATGATGAGCAAAAACGATCATGAAAATATGATGAAGACCGAGGAATTTTTAATGAAAACCTTGCAAGAGGCCATGCAAACCGGTAACCCTGCAGGAGAACTGGCGCAAAAGGCGGCAGAGTTGCATCGCCAATGGCTGTCATTTTATTGGGGCAGTTATAATAAGGAAGCACATGCCGACCTTGTTAGGATGTATGTAGCTGATGAGAGATTTAAACAGTATTATGATAAAAATCAACCGGGAACTGCTGAATTTTTAAGAGATGCAGTATTGCATTATACTGGAATGACAGAATAG
- a CDS encoding response regulator, which produces MVKKHILIVDGDITHSERLKRNLETADFIVEAVYKGNDALMLLKKQWVDLIILSITLQGIMNGIQLLQELKENEEYQQIPVIVQSSKVNMEEIVKNIGATMFITKPYNIADFLKQVKEIFQESQKDI; this is translated from the coding sequence ATGGTTAAAAAACACATACTTATAGTCGACGGAGATATTACTCATTCTGAGAGACTTAAAAGGAATTTGGAAACAGCAGACTTTATTGTAGAAGCTGTCTATAAGGGCAATGATGCTTTAATGTTATTAAAAAAGCAGTGGGTAGATTTAATAATCTTATCTATAACCTTACAGGGAATCATGAACGGCATACAGCTATTACAGGAACTGAAAGAAAACGAGGAGTATCAACAGATACCCGTTATCGTGCAATCAAGTAAGGTTAATATGGAAGAAATAGTCAAAAATATTGGAGCTACCATGTTTATTACCAAGCCTTATAATATAGCTGATTTCCTGAAACAGGTTAAGGAAATATTTCAGGAATCACAAAAAGACATTTAG
- a CDS encoding CBS domain-containing protein, which produces MKNQNNFTMQELTDNLKMIKAEDIMTREVITVRKDDTLDLIAKLMIDKRISGFPVLEDDEIIGVITANDLFLVMDLIKTGEILKDNSDNNSLPKVDFAMSTEVITVKPNTDLNEIIALMKYRNIHTLPVVNNNKLVGVIGRRDVYRNFYCTVKNIC; this is translated from the coding sequence ATGAAAAATCAAAATAACTTTACTATGCAGGAATTAACAGATAATCTAAAGATGATTAAAGCCGAAGATATAATGACTCGAGAAGTTATAACTGTGAGGAAAGACGATACCCTTGACTTAATTGCTAAATTAATGATAGATAAAAGAATAAGCGGTTTTCCGGTTTTGGAAGACGATGAAATTATTGGAGTTATTACTGCCAATGATCTCTTCCTGGTAATGGATTTGATTAAAACTGGTGAAATACTAAAAGATAATAGTGACAACAATTCTTTGCCAAAGGTTGATTTTGCCATGTCCACTGAAGTTATTACCGTTAAGCCCAATACAGATTTAAATGAGATTATTGCATTGATGAAATACCGAAACATCCACACTCTTCCTGTTGTAAATAATAATAAGCTGGTTGGTGTTATAGGAAGGCGGGATGTATACAGGAATTTCTATTGTACAGTAAAAAATATCTGCTAA